The Haloarcula sp. DT43 DNA window CGCTCGCCCCACCGACAGCCCACAAAGAGCGCAAACTGTGTGACTTGCTCGACACCTACCGGGCAGGACTCCACGAAGCGTTCGACGCCGGGTGCAAGACGATGACCGCCACCAGCGACGTGGTGACGCCCTACGACCTGCCGTATCAGGCGAAGGCAGCCCTGTGTAACTACGTCCCGCAACTGCACGGCACCTACGACGCTCAGGAGTTAGACGACGACCATCCGATTCGACTCACCAACCAAGCCGCCGAGTTCGACCACTCGCCGGAGCGAGACTACGAGTTTACGTGGTGGGTGCCACAGCCGGGTCGTGGGACGAACTTCTGGATTCCGCTTCGCATCAATCCCGCCCAAGAGGAACTGTGGCACGACCTCGTTGACGGTGAGGCGTCGGCAGGGCAACTTCGCCTGCAACGCCACCGCACGTCGTGGACACTCCACGTCACCGTCGAGTACCCGGTCGAAGAACCTGACTACGACGCGACAGACGACGTGACACCAGTCGGCTTCGATATTGGCGAAGCACACCTGCTCGCGGGCTGTGCCTGCGAGCAGGGCACTCCGACTGACCCACTACTCATCAACGGCGGTCAAGCGCGACACCTCCGCAAAGAGATGTTCACGACGCTCTGCCGCCTGCAAGAGCGTGACGCCGCCCAGTGGCGGATTGACGAGCGATTTGACCACTACCAGAACGCGCTCACGGACATTATCGAGAAGGCCAGCCGGGAAGCCGTCGAGTACGCCCGTCGCTTCGAGAAGCCGGTTATCGTCCTCGAAGATTTGGCCTACATCCGCGAGTCGCTGGACTACGGCGAGTGGATGAACCGACGCCTCCACGCATGGGCGTTCGCTCGCGTTCAACAGCGCATCGAGGACAAAGCACGAGAGACTGGTATCCCGGTCAGATACGTCCGACCGGACTACACGAGTCAGACGTGCCACGAGTGCGGTCACATCGGGTATCGGAATGGCGACGAGTTCCGATGCCAAAACGAGGAGTGTTGGGTCACGGAGTATCACGCAGACATTAACGCGGCGGTCAACATCGCTGACCGCCACGACCCGTGGGGTGAGAGCCTGCCGCTGAAACCGGCGGGCGATGACATTTCACGGGATGGGAGCGCCTGTGACAGCGCCGCGACCCCCACCGAGCAGAGCCAACCTCGGCAGATGACGCTCGGAGAGGTCGGGTCGGAACCCTCTGCCGGTCGGTAGCCGGTATTCCCATGCAGGGAAGCCGCGCCGTTCACGGCGCGGAGGATGTCACGGGCCTGTTCAGTACGAGGCACTGCGCGCGTATTGGCAGGGTGCGGTACTCCTGTTCCCGCTCGGCTTTGGTATGTACCTGCTCGGTCAGGCTGTTGGATTCTTTCCCACTGGAAACGCAGATGTCATCGGACACCTCGTTGGACTCGTGTTGGGTGCTGGGTATGCAGTGGGCCGGGGGTGTGTACAATAAGGACACTCGATATATTCCAGCGTGTCGTCCTTGGTATGCAGTCCTTCTGGCGGTAGAGGCGCAGACATTGGGTCACAGCACTCGCTTCGACAGCCGACAGGCTGGGCCCTCTCAGTCACGAACCGCTCGCTCTCTCTGTCACTGAATGGACTGACTCTCCTCTACGGGTATGTCCCACAAAGTGAACTCGAACCGCAAGGGACCCTCAGATATTTTTGATTGTTGGTTGATCGATAATGCATGAAAGTGACAAACAGAGTGAAAGAAGCGATTAAACAGACCCGACTTGCCAAGCAGGAAGTGGACGACTCCACCGTGTCTAAGGAGCTTGAGCACGCTTTGGAAGCGCTAGAGGACGCGTTGGAGACACTCGAAGACGACGATTGATATAACCGTTGTAGGCGGTGGTTACGCTACCCACCAGCCGAAGAGTCGTGGAATGACCGGCCGGATCGAAATTCGGTCAGTTCAGCGATCCGGTCTTCCAGTTCTTCAATTTCGGTGCGGAGTTCGTCAGCTTCGTCGCCCTCGGTCGCCGCAAGTCGGTCTTTCAGCCCCTGCAGGCGTGTTTCTTTCTCTTGTTCGGCCACATCGGCCTTGCGAACGTACTCGCTCGATTCGATGTCGTAGACATCGGACTCGGAAAGATCGGTCACGTCGAGTGCGTCGTCGACTTTGCTGGAGTCGACCGTCGTCAACCGTTCGCGTTCGATGCCAGCGGACTCGAACGCGTTTAACACTAACTCGTCATCTTTGAGCGACCGGTTCCGACGCGTGGTCCGCTGGACGGACCCAAACTGCCCAGAGACCGGCTGGTCGTGATGAAGTCGGTCAAGCAAGACGCTGCGAACGTCTTTCCGGAGGTCGTCTGCGTTGCGCTGCACGTCCGAGAGCAGGGTGTAGATGTTCACGAGTGCGGGCGTGTCGACAGCATCGAGCGAAGCTATGTCGTGGCGCTCAAGCGCGTCAATCAGCAATAGCGCGTCTGCATATACATCCAGGTCCGGTTCTTCGCGCCCGGTCTCGTCGGATTCCCCACTACGGCTTTGGGCTTCTACCAGCGGCGATCCCGTCGACTGATCGCTTTCGGTCAGTGTTCCAGCTCGGTCGTCCACCTCGAAGCGCGGATGGAGAGATAACACAGTCGCGTACGGTTCCGCGTCCGGCGGCAAGCGGTCAACGTCGAATTCGCCACGAGCGTCGCTCACACGCTGGTATAGCGTCTCAAATTGGTCTTTCTGGAGCGGAATCGTCTCGTCGTCGTCCCGATACTGAATCAGCACTCGATGTTCCTGTACATCCACGATGCTGAAGGCTTTACGCGATAGCGGGGTGACGAGGATTGCATCAGACTGCAGTGCTTCAATGTTCTCAAGTAGGTTGTTCCATGTCGGCCCAAAGGTCATGATCAAGGATATGTGGTGATCGGTGAAAACCATAGGGCAGAGCGGTTGAATCAGATGACTACCGCTTGGCGATATGGAATGAAGACCAATCTTGACTTCTGAGAGACTCTCCTTCCCGAGTCGCGTGGCGTTGTATTTTTGTGTTCCAGGCAGAGTGAGGAGAGTCAGTCGCAGTTGCTCCAGCGTGCATGCTTGATACTGCGCTTGCTGGGATCGGCTCTTCTCGAGGAGAACCATGACACGAGACATCGCATCACCGTTGAGTCGCACTGATACGAAACTAAAGACCGTTCTCGTTCTGTCTTTTGAGAAAACTACTGATAGCCAGGTTCGGCGTGTCCGATACCTTGCCTGTCGTGGGGAAGAAACGATGTGGCGGATCGAAGAGCGTCGTTGCGGTGCTGACTGGCAAATCATCGATACAGAACCCATCACGGACCTCCAGTCAAGCCTCTCCGATCAGGCTCCGAAGGCAGAGCGGCATACGGACGTAGGCGTATGACCAGGCCTTCACCGACAGACGGTTTGGATGATCTCGTCGACAGGACTGCCCTGACGCATTCGGCTGAACAACCGTATGGCGACCATGCACAGGTCTTGTCGCAAGTTGACGATCAATCCGCGCTGCTGGATGTGCCCGTCGCAATCTGTTGTCCGAACTGTGGCGAGGTAGTCACGCTGTACGAACGGGGCCTACCAAGCGATGTCCCGTACTTCGATACTGCATGCACACAATGTGACGTCGACTTACGGACGTGGTGTGCTGTTGGCGTTGACGCAGCCTATCTCCAGATTGTCGAACCCGAACCACTCACGACGATGGTTCAGCAATTCTGGGACGAGTGGCTCTGGAGTGGAATCACCAACAGCAAGGGTGAACCACGTACCGACGAGTATACCGAACGGTTCGCGACGAAAACTGTAGCTTTCGGGTGGGACTGGGAGGTTACCTGTCCACTGTGTCGACGCACACGTACTGATCTTGAACGTGACTCAGCACTCGTCGGCGGGAATCTAGACTATCACCACTGGTCGGACAACCCTGATCAAGGGGTCTGTCTCTGTCGCGAGTGCCACGATATCATCGGCTTCGACACCTATGATACAGAACTTGAGGAGCGAGCGGAATCATGGGGATTTGACTCTCGTCACGACCTGCAGGTCATTCGCCTTGCGCTTCGAGATGCTGCAGTAACCGGTCGGCCAGTTGGAACTCGATCTGCAACTGCTCTCGTCGATCGATATAATCTCCTGCACTCTCCCGAGTGCGTTCGCCAACTCCTCGGAAGTATCAGTACCGATGAGTCGCTCCGAGAACGGTTCCTTGATAAACGCATAGTGGCTGGTATCGAAGCAACCTGCTGACGAGTAACAGATCAGACCGACACAATCGCGTTCCCAACTCACTAAGAGTGTAGCGACCAAGCGATGGAGATTAGACTCTTACCAGCAACGTTGCGTGAACCGCCGCGGGGTCAAGCCCCGAGGCACTCGGCCTGCCCCGCCTGTAGACCAGTGGCCACTGGCTGAGGAGGAATTGCGTCCCAAAATAGGTGGCATAGGACGGTAGTGTTGTGTGCATTCAATAGCGACTGGTTTGCTGGTAAATATGTACACACACCCGCTCTTTCTGCGAGATACTGCCACACTTGTGATGGCTACCGTGCTAATCACCGCTTCATTTTCAGAGTATATCGCCTTCGAAACTGGAGTCGTCTGTCCAATCCGCCGAGTAACTAAAGTTGCTGGCTCTGGATGACAGTGTATAGTTGATTGAGTAGAGCTATGAAGCACACTGGCCAACCGCCTCTCCCAGATTGGATCCAAAGTGCCTATCAGACACTCGAGAGAGCGTATGGTTCAGACACCGACGAACTTTCGAGGACTGACGCACATGAGTTCCTTCTGGCTGAAGCCGAGCATATTGAGGAGCACGCTGATGCAGTATATGCGGTTGATCGACTTCTTGACCGTGGCTGGCTCTACGAGGTCAATGGCCAACTTCGCAAAACCGAATAAACTGTACGTATCCACAGCGACGGTCTCTAACTCTGTATCACCTTTTTGTATTGTAATGGTTGTGATACCCGATTTGTCCGGGAAACGGGGTTCCATGTACAAGGGGTGGAACCCGGAGCGTGTGACAAAGCCGAGTTCCATACTGTTTTCCGAAAGCTGGCAGTATAATAGCTACTAATTGAGTACCAGATTCTATCATCGATACAGTACGTCAGATAGACAACGGCAAACGGTAGATACGCCACCCACACAACTTCGCTACGACCGTCTTTGTCTCATTGCCCGTCGGTTGTGGGAGTCGTCGTTCCCTTCATTGCAACTGTTCGCGGCGTTGGACAGTCACACTCTGTTCTAAGTAGTGCCTTGTGTCCAGGTGCGGTCTGTAAGAGTGCTTCTAAGTCGTCTGTATACACGCCCCGCTCGGTCTCAACGGTCAATACAACCTGTTCGCCACACCGCCGACACGCGCGTCCGAGTGGGATCGCTTCTCCCATATTGTTTCTTTTGGGCGATGGAACCTAGAATGTATCGCCACCGGAGTGAAACTGAAACTGTCGGGTTGTCCGTGCTCACGCAGGCGGTTAACCAACAGCCTCACGAGTACTGGTCGATTGTTGGTTAATGTATGTAAACTATAAGTAAGTGACAATACATACAAGACCGTGCTTTCAGACAGTATTTCTATGCAGACGTCTCTCGGGTGGTCACACCAATCTCCAGCCCAGACTTCGACTACCGAGAGGAAGCCAAGCCACAGTTCCTGACTGACACTGACGCGCCGCTGAGAGACTCACAGTAGCCCCAAACCAATGCAAGTTGACTCGTACAAGAAGGCGTGGGAAGTGCTCGCCTTCGCCGACGAACACTCGAACAGCGAACTTAAACAAGTCCGGCTCTGTTGAAATCCTCAGCCACTGATAGTTTGCTGAGGCCGTGGTGAATACAGCGCGCGTATCGGTCACCAGCGGGTAGCCGAAAACGAGCCGAATGAATCGTTCGATAGAGTCTGTTTTACTCAATCTACGCTGCCTCAGCCGGGTGTACGAATGTGTATTGTTCGTCGTCTTCGTCTTCTCGATGGAGCGATTTTGTACTGAGCGAGAATGGGGAGCGGTTGATCGACGCTATTCGAGTACTGGTTCGAGTGTGGGGTCGGCACCGAGAACCGTAGACAATGTCGACTGCACCCGATCGAGTTGCTCGGTTGGTTCCACGAACTGTCGCTCTGGATCATACGTTATGAGTCCCCCCGAGGCCAACTTCGGGAGGTGGACGTGATGGAGTGAGAGGCGAACATCGGTTAGTACGTCCTTAGACGCCTCTGGAATTGTCGTATGGTGATTGTACTTGAGGACGGCCTCGGTAAGGTCGTCGATCGTGACAGACCGCCGGTCTTCAACGAGCGTCCCGAGGACGATCCGCCGGTACCGATGCTGACATAGGTTGAGTACCGAGTCGAAGGTGAGAGACCCCTTATTCGTCATATTCACATACAGACGACCGACGACAATCATCTTGCCTTTTTCATATACAACCCTTTTTCATACACAACCCGGGCTTACATACCCACTCAGGGTTGGACTGTAAGGGCTGAGAGTGTGCTCCCGAGGACGTGTTTGATTCCCCCACGGAGACGGGAGCCGACGGCCTGCTGTGAGATGCCGAGTTCCTCGCCGAGGGCTTCCAACGTGACCTGGCGGGGCGACTCGTAGTACCCACGTTGGTAGGCAAGCACCAGCGCCTCTAGCTGGGTGTCAGTGAGGTCGGCTTCGGTTGCCGTCTCAACCGGCGTGAGTGCGTGCAGTGCCGTCATCGTTATCGGGATGTCCAGCTCTCGACAGCGTCGTTGAAACTCAACGAGGTCACGTCGGTCATCACAGCGAACCTCGAATGTCCACCATTGGCTTGTCCCGATGGCCTCGATCAGTGTAACACCTGTCTCCGCCAGTACGGTTAGCACGCCTTCGTAGTCTAGCGGCCACTCGACGCGTAACAAGTACTCGTCATCGACAGAGTCGACGAGCCGAATGCTCTTCACGCCCAGGTGCTCGGTGAACGCGCTCTCGATGTCGGTGACTTCGGTTCCCCGCACCCAGAAGTAGGGAATCACCACGCCCTCTGTGGGGATGAGTCGCTCCAGTTCGACCCTCACGTTCGGCAGTTGGTCGAACACTGTCCCCAAGGGGAACTGGTCTGACGGAACCGTGAACCTCGCCTCAGTAGCCATTGTTCATACCGTTTGCGTCCAGCTTGTAAAGGTCTGCCGCGGATTGCACCGTGCTTACGACGCCACACACAATACCGGCTGATTCAGTCGAATCAACGTGGAACCAACATACAACCGGTGCTGCATCCAGCCTCTATATTCAGCAAGCCACTCCTGTCAATTTCAGAGGGTTTCAACAGAGCTACAAGTCCTTGATCGAGGCTTCAAAGAGTACGCCGAAGGGGGCGGCGAAGAAGACCTCATCGAAGACGTCGACACAATTTGCGAGTGGGCATTCGACTCCACAATTCGAACCAAACGATTCGATGAACCCAAGCTCAAAGTCCCAGGCGTCCTTGCAGTCTTGAGCACACTGGCCAGTTGCGCTATCCGCAAACACGAATATCTCGAAAATGCTCCCCCTGAAAAAATCCAGCTGATTCAGCATGTTCAGTACATGCATACGAATTTATTAATGACGATGATGGGGCAATTTGATCCAGACTGGTTCCTTCATATTGGTGATAGACTATACGAAAAAGAGTTGGACCAGGCGCGACCTCACCCCGCCTGTGGAGCCACTGCAATTGTCTTGCACGAAGATGCCGACCCCGAGTTCGACAAGTTCTTCGAGATTCCAATGGTCGCCGCAACCGAGCGCTGCAAGGCCCGCTTCCATGGGGGGAGTTGGGGCGGGCGGTATGGGCCCGAAGACAACGAAGCCGTCGGTGAAACGCACTATCATATTCGTGATAATAACATCTACGTCCTCATCGAACACGCCGAAGCCCTCCTCTGGGAGCGACAAAGTGAGGCGTTCAATGCACTCATCGAGTTCGGGTGGGAAGCCATCCACGAAGACGAAATCCAGACTGTCTTCAACGAGAGTGAGATCATCAAACCGGAGATTGAAGACTTGTTGAAACACGGAGATAAAGACCAACTCTGGACCGACTGGGACCCCCAAGAAAATCTGCTTCGACTCGTCCGAAATGCGGCCAAACAGGTCGACGACCTGGACCCAACCGAGTACAATCAGGCCGGGGACTACTTCGATGCCATAGATAATTACGAGGCCGATGGGTTTGGAGAAAGCAGCGCAAAAACCAAGATAAAGAACACAAAATCCCTGGCAGTAAAACTAACATCTATCTCTGAGTCTGAAGATTTCCCCTCCGTGGATATCAAACGCCACGACCGGGGTCGTGCAGATTATACAGTCGGGTCAGGGGGTGGGAGTGGCAAAGAAATCACCCTCGAATCGCTGGATGATATCTTCGAATTACCGTGTTTCAAAAACATGGTTGAGGCATTAAAATTAGAGAATAGTGGGCCGGTGAGAAAGGACCTGTATAACTTTGTTCGAATGGTGTATTGGCTGGAAGGATATCACGATTTACCGGAGCAAAAACGAGAAGATGCGGTGGTTGATGACATCCACGATCTCTTTGAAAGTAAGTGGGACTGGTACGACCGCGAGACCACCGATTATCAGGCTCGTTATGAATTGCGGAACGGCGATATCAATGGGAACACCCCGTTGCCGATGCACTGCGACAACCCCGATATGCAATCTCACTGCATCGGGAAGCATGCTTGTCCCTACTCGATCTACGGGAGCCTTCCCTTCCCCCAAGAGATGTACGACCAGCTCGAAGACAATGAACGGGGCGGGCAGCAGCGATTGTTTGATTGAGGATTAGCGGATTAATTTTTGAATAGGGGGGACTAATATTATATTTGCCGGTTGTCCAGAGCACCAGGGTTTC harbors:
- a CDS encoding transposase translates to MTTTTTKTLEATLAPPTAHKERKLCDLLDTYRAGLHEAFDAGCKTMTATSDVVTPYDLPYQAKAALCNYVPQLHGTYDAQELDDDHPIRLTNQAAEFDHSPERDYEFTWWVPQPGRGTNFWIPLRINPAQEELWHDLVDGEASAGQLRLQRHRTSWTLHVTVEYPVEEPDYDATDDVTPVGFDIGEAHLLAGCACEQGTPTDPLLINGGQARHLRKEMFTTLCRLQERDAAQWRIDERFDHYQNALTDIIEKASREAVEYARRFEKPVIVLEDLAYIRESLDYGEWMNRRLHAWAFARVQQRIEDKARETGIPVRYVRPDYTSQTCHECGHIGYRNGDEFRCQNEECWVTEYHADINAAVNIADRHDPWGESLPLKPAGDDISRDGSACDSAATPTEQSQPRQMTLGEVGSEPSAGR
- a CDS encoding DUF7344 domain-containing protein, encoding MTNKGSLTFDSVLNLCQHRYRRIVLGTLVEDRRSVTIDDLTEAVLKYNHHTTIPEASKDVLTDVRLSLHHVHLPKLASGGLITYDPERQFVEPTEQLDRVQSTLSTVLGADPTLEPVLE
- a CDS encoding helix-turn-helix domain-containing protein — its product is MATEARFTVPSDQFPLGTVFDQLPNVRVELERLIPTEGVVIPYFWVRGTEVTDIESAFTEHLGVKSIRLVDSVDDEYLLRVEWPLDYEGVLTVLAETGVTLIEAIGTSQWWTFEVRCDDRRDLVEFQRRCRELDIPITMTALHALTPVETATEADLTDTQLEALVLAYQRGYYESPRQVTLEALGEELGISQQAVGSRLRGGIKHVLGSTLSALTVQP
- a CDS encoding primase-associated protein produces the protein MEPTYNRCCIQPLYSASHSCQFQRVSTELQVLDRGFKEYAEGGGEEDLIEDVDTICEWAFDSTIRTKRFDEPKLKVPGVLAVLSTLASCAIRKHEYLENAPPEKIQLIQHVQYMHTNLLMTMMGQFDPDWFLHIGDRLYEKELDQARPHPACGATAIVLHEDADPEFDKFFEIPMVAATERCKARFHGGSWGGRYGPEDNEAVGETHYHIRDNNIYVLIEHAEALLWERQSEAFNALIEFGWEAIHEDEIQTVFNESEIIKPEIEDLLKHGDKDQLWTDWDPQENLLRLVRNAAKQVDDLDPTEYNQAGDYFDAIDNYEADGFGESSAKTKIKNTKSLAVKLTSISESEDFPSVDIKRHDRGRADYTVGSGGGSGKEITLESLDDIFELPCFKNMVEALKLENSGPVRKDLYNFVRMVYWLEGYHDLPEQKREDAVVDDIHDLFESKWDWYDRETTDYQARYELRNGDINGNTPLPMHCDNPDMQSHCIGKHACPYSIYGSLPFPQEMYDQLEDNERGGQQRLFD